A DNA window from Rhineura floridana isolate rRhiFlo1 chromosome 11, rRhiFlo1.hap2, whole genome shotgun sequence contains the following coding sequences:
- the LOC133367764 gene encoding olfactory receptor 14A16-like, whose amino-acid sequence MEALVECYNNDHQKISNQRCEINDEKSHNTYNLQFLNFREFQEKKISHNALAGNVSVMNENLDNKSYVAEFLLLEFSAIRELQILHFILFLGLYLAIVSENLLIISAVAFDHRLHTPMYFFLMNLAIQDIGTISVIVPKSMVNSLMNTRHISYAGCVVQVFGYTFFAGSDFFLLTVMAYDRYVAICNPLQYEMVMNRIACIQRVAAVWIGGFLYAVLHTSGTFATPFCSNVINQFFCEIPQLLTLACSNSYSLEIGVVIMSIILLVSCFVYIVVTYVHIFSAVLKIPSIQGRKKAFSTCLPHLIVFSILCFTGCFAYLIPLSNTPSHLDFVLTMMYTIVPPMFNPIIYSMRNKDLKNALSKLLGLRHSSLSFTTSMGI is encoded by the exons ATGGAGGCATTGGTTGAGTGCTACAACAATGATCACCAGAAGATTTCCAATCAGCGCTGTGAGATAAATGATGAAAAATCCCACAACACATACAATCTGCAGTTCTTGAATTTCAGAGAATTCCAAGAGAAGAAAATCAGTCACAATGCTTTG GCAGGAAATGTTTCAGTAATGAATGAAAATTTAGACAACAAATCCTACGTCGCTGAGTTTCTGCTCCTTGAATTCTCAGCAATCCGGGAACTGCAGATTCTACACTTCATTCTCTTCCTGGGATTGTACCTGGCAATTGTATCAGAGAATCTTCTCATCATCTCTGCAGTAGCCTTTGACCACCGCCTTCACACTCCCATGTACTTTTTTCTGATGAACCTGGCCATCCAGGACATAGGTACTATTTCAGTCATTGTTCCCAAATCCATGGTCAATTCCCTCATGAATACGAGGCACATTTCTTATGCTGGATGTGTGGTCCAAGTTTTTGGATATACCTTCTTTGCAGGCTCTGATTTCTTTCTCCTCACAGTCATGGCATATGATCGATATGTTGCCATTTGCAATCCATTGCAATATGAAATGGTGATGAACAGAATAGCCTGCATCCAAAGGGTTGCTGCTGTGTGGATTGGTGGCTTTCTTTATGCAGTGCTGCACACTAGTGGAACATTTGCAACCCCTTTCTGCTCAAATGTTATCAATCAATTCTTCTGTGAGATTCCACAGTTACTTACACTTGCCTGCTCTAACTCATACTCACTAGAAATTGGAGTTGTTATAATGAGTATTATACTTTTGGTTAGCTGCTTTGTGTACATTGTTGTCACTTATGTCCACATCTTCAGTGCTGTTCTGAAAATCCCTTCCATTCAGGGAAGGAAAAAGGCCTTCTCCACTTGCCTACCCCACCTCATTGTCTTCTCCATCCTTTGTTTCACTGGATGTTTTGCTTACCTCATTCCTCTCTCTAACACTCCATCTCATCTGGACTTTGTATTAACTATGATGTACACTATTGTTCCTCCCATGTTCAATCCAATAATCTacagcatgagaaacaaagaTCTAAAAAATGCTTTGTCAAAGCTGTTGGGTTTGAGGCACTCTTCACTGTCATTTACAACATCCATGGGTATTTAG